Below is a genomic region from Triticum dicoccoides isolate Atlit2015 ecotype Zavitan chromosome 5A, WEW_v2.0, whole genome shotgun sequence.
AAAATGTAAAAGCCATGCTATGTATAGTTGTGATAGGCTAGGGCATGAAGCCAATTTTGATCAACGATGTTGTAGTAAAAAAACAAATGATGATGTAAATCAACTTTGCAATTGCAAGAGAAATAAAAAGGCAATGCAGTTAAGTTGTTTGGTTTCATTGCATAGTTGTTCACAAGTTAGCTATTTTTGCGGCGTGCATGAAAACTTGAAAAGTTACTATGAAAATGAGTTAGCTTGTTCATATGATTAGATAATGATTCGGCTGAAATATACATTGTTTAGTGATTTTTAAAGAATGCTCATATCATTACAAAAAAATCATCACATTACGAAATGTTCATACAATGTACAAAATGTGTTCACGTAATTCTAGAAAAATTGTTTGTACCTTTCAAAAATATTGGTCATgacattttcaaaaatgttcataacACTTAAAAATGTTCGCatggtttaaaaaatgttcatgaaatttatGAATAAATTCGTCCTGTATTCAGAAAACATTCAatgtgcatttgaaaaatgttcaacgtgtattcGAAAAATATTGAATGTGTAACTAAAATATGTTCAACTTATATTAAAAAAAGtcgacatgtatttgaaaaatagaaaaaagcaaaagaaaaccAATAATAAGAACAAAATATAGAAAAAGGAAAAACCGGTCGGAACCTTCCTAAAACCTCACGTTATTGGGCCGGCCACGGCGGGAGCGCCGGAGACAAGTGAGATTTAGCATTTGGGGTTCAAGACAGAATCTCACATTGCCAAGCCCGGGAGCCCGCACCCTGTCAGGACTCAAGACACAGCCGTCGCCCCtcgtcgccggcgctccaccgactAGCCGCCATGGCGCCCGCCAAGTGGTACCGAGCTCGCgcctctccccctcccccctctcttcccACGGCGCCCAGCCGCTGGCTCACCCCGTCTCCGCGTTTCCCCGGCGCAGGCTGATGCACTGGCACCCGAACCCTGGGGTGACGCTCAACACCCAGATCCTGTCGGAGGCCTGCGGCTGCGCGGAGTCCCTCGGCGGCACCAAGGACGGCCGCTGGAAGACCTCCATCATCTTCTACCGCCCGATGACGCGGGACGGCCCGGGCGGGGCGCAGCAGAACCTGCCCCCCGACGTGCCCCGCGAGCTCCTCGGCGTCGCGCTCCACGAGCGCCCCGGGCTCTACTTCTCCATCCTCCGGAACCAGCGCCTCGTCCTGCAGGCGGACGCCGCCTTCTCCCAGGTCATGGAGAAGCTCCAGTCCTTCAAGGCCCGCGTCAACCTCAACTTCGAGGTCACCTTGTTTCCTTCCCCGCCCTTCCGATTTCTTCTTTGATGTCACACCTAAGGGTTTAGGTTTGTAAAATCTATTTTCTTTGTTTAATTGAACCAGTGGCGATTAAATTGTTGAACCTCAGGCTAATTCTTTCAAGGAATTCACACTACCTAATTACAAAAGGCGGGAATGAAACTACCCCATTGTTGAACCAGTCCTTAAATCCATTTTCTGTATAGATCTAAACCAATTGCATGGTTTCACATCTTTCAAGCGAACAACAGTGACAAAATAGACCATCTACCACCTTCCAGTTCGACTTCTAATTTCAGGAAGTGGATGCCTTTCAGTTAGTAGTGATCGACGGAAATTTGCATACAACTTACCTGATCATTGAGTCTCACAATGAAGCTATTTGGATGTTGCTTATATTTATCTTTTCTACTCTGTTAACCCCTCATTTTGTCCTAGATATTTTTTCATAAGTTCCATCTTCTATTcaaatacaaggagatatcccatggtgtatgccctttgcggatgatgtggtgctagttgacgatagtcgggcgggggtaaataggaagttagagttatgaagacaaaccttggaatcgaaagggtttaggcttagtagaactaaaccgAGTACataatgtgcggtttcagtactactaggtgtgaggaggaggaggttagccttgatgggcaggtggtacctcagaaggacacctttcgatatttggggtcaatgttgcaggaggatgggggtattgatgaagatgtgaaccatcgaatcaaagccggatggatgaaatggcgccaagcttctggcattctctgtgacaagagagtgccacaaaagctaaaaggcaagttctacaggacggctgttcgacccgcaatgttgtatggcgctgagtgttggccgactaaaaggcgacatgttcaatagttaggtgtggcagaaatgcgtatgttgagatggatgtgtggccacacgaggaaggatagaGTCCGGAAtggtgatatacgagatagagttggggtagcaccaattgaagagaagcttgtccaacatcgtctgagatggtttgggcatattcagcgcaggcccccagaagctccagtgcatagcggacgactaaagcgtgcggagaatgtcaagagaggtcggggcagaccgaatttgacatgggaggagtccgttaagagagacctgaaggattggagtatcaccaaagaactagctatggacaggggtgcgtggaagcttgctatccatgtgccagagccatgagttggtcgcaagatcttatgggtttcacctctagcctaccccaacttgtttgggactaaaggctttgttgttgttgttgttgttccatcTTCTATTCGTTTTATATTGTGCTTATTATTACAGTGTGTTTGTTGCAGTGTCTCATATGAAAAGTTTGTTAGATTCACATGTTACAATGTTTCCGTTTATAGGGATTCCAGTATCAACTGGGCGATTTTTGCTTGAGGATAGGAAAATGTGTTCCTAACAATACTGAAACCCTAAGAGGAATCATGATGGAGGTACTGCTATCATTTTCTTCCTTTTCTATTTTTGGTCATACCCTGTTGGCCTTAATTGTATGGACTCATTGATTGTTGACTTTTCTTAGTTAAAGATGAGACTCATACCAAATGCATAGAATCAATTTTGTAATTAGTTTGAGTAAGTACTGAGTACTGTTAATATAACAATGGGGTTTTGCTGCTTAGATTCTCAGCCTAATTCTTGATGTCTAGATCTATACAGGGCCTGGCTAGTATGGGATGTCCTCTATTGATAAGTACATttcgtttttttttttgctttattgtgAGTTAGATAAATCTACCTATGttgtgcttgatgaacttagcagaTGTAGAAGATGATCTGTCGCACCTACATGATTTTATTTTTGAAGTGCACCTTCCGAGCTTTAAATTCGTAAGTTAATATCCTTTCTAGCAATAATTCAGAGGGTCATCTCATTATTTGGACACATTCATTAACCTGTAAACATATGATATGATCATGATCTACACCTTTATCTGTGTAATTAGTTCAAATAAACTGAAAGAAGGGGGAAACTAGATGAATTCTAGAATACTCTGTTGTATGGACCTGCCTGTAACTCTTTATGAGCCATCAGTGCGTTTCTTTTTCCGTTGTTACTCGAGTTAGCAGGTAAACAAATCTCGTTAACAAAATTTTCTGGTCCCTACCAATATTTCTGTTAACAAGAAATTTCAAAAATAGCGGTCAAAGTTGTTGAATCTAATATGTTGACCAGTGAAATAAAAAATCTGCCTTCTTAGGACTTAAAGTTAGCACCAAAACCTGCAAAACTTCCCACCAAAGGAGATAAACATTTCTGTGGGATGGATAATAGGGATACTTTCAATACTACAGTTGCGGTTTTATTTTCAAGATATTCCACTGGTTCCCAAATTTTAGAACCCACTGAGAAATCCAGTATTCAGTGGTTTATGTCCAAGATCATTTCCATGCTTGCAAGGCTGACACGAAGGTTTATGTTGCTTTCGGTGCAGGTAGAGTATTACCCCCTGTCTTCCATCGAAAAGTCCAGGGCAATTATGGTAGACTTCTTTGACATATGGCAGGAAACACTCGCAAAGAAGTCGCTCCCTGGTCGATTCATCCATGTAGAATCTAATTTTGCAGAGTATGGCCTTTCAGACCACTACTCTTTCCAGCACACGGCAGTTCAGTACGCTACTTGCTTGCAACAACTCATGGCAGCTGTGAGGGCTTAGATCCACAGATGGAAGTTTCAGAATATCATGATGTTTAACTTGTACCCAAGATCATGGTAACATCAACGTATGCCAGGACATGTATCTTATGTGCTGAAATGTAATCAATTTGTGCGttcttcgcggctaagtatcccttCCTCTACCATGTTTGAGATGTTAACCTGATTTATTTGCAAGGAATAGCAAGTTGTAATGGTCATCTGAGCGACCGAGTAGCTGTGTTTTATGTTCTCATTAGCTCCCAGTAGATGCTGCTGGGTAATG
It encodes:
- the LOC119301548 gene encoding mediator of RNA polymerase II transcription subunit 20a-like; the protein is MAPAKWLMHWHPNPGVTLNTQILSEACGCAESLGGTKDGRWKTSIIFYRPMTRDGPGGAQQNLPPDVPRELLGVALHERPGLYFSILRNQRLVLQADAAFSQVMEKLQSFKARVNLNFEGFQYQLGDFCLRIGKCVPNNTETLRGIMMEVEYYPLSSIEKSRAIMVDFFDIWQETLAKKSLPGRFIHVESNFAEYGLSDHYSFQHTAVQYATCLQQLMAAVRA